CCCTTTTTTCACAGAACAAAAAATGTCATTGTCCTTTCTCTCCCTCTTATTCTTTTGTTCTACTCTCTTTCTAAGAGTTGAATCAAGGTACTCTCCAATTACACCAATCACATCTCTAATAACTAAAAACCTTTATGATTCAATTTTCCTACACAAAGATGACACTGCATGTCCTGCAAAAAACTTCTACCCTTATCAATCCTTCATTGAAGCTTCCAAGTCTTTCCCACAATTTGGTACTACAGGTTGTTTGGCCACAAGAAAACGTGAGATAGCTGCTTTTCTTGCTCAGATTTCTCATGAAACTACTGGTGGATGGTCCACTGCACCTGATGGCCCATTCTCTTGGGGTTTATGCTTCAAAGAGGAAATTAGTCCTCAGAGTATTTACTGTGATTCCACTGATAAAGATTGGCCTTGTTTTGAAGGGAAAAGCTATAAAGGAAGAGGTCCCATTCAACTTTCTTGGTACATACTTAAATCTTAAAAATTCttagtttaattttataattGATTATTATTGGTTTGTTACTTATTCTCCTATGATCAAATCCACACTTCAAAGATCACACAAGTCTCTTTCAATTTAACTTATAGTCTATAGATGATTTTAAATTACAGTTATGGGTGTTACAATTTCGGCCATTGCACCGATTTGCATTATGGATGTTTAGGCGTGAATTTTGATTGGGAGGAGTTTGAAATACATAGTTAATTGAGTTtaagattttgaaattttaagttTTGATGAAAACTCTTGAGGAAACATAAGTGAAGTTGTCAAATGTGGTTCCTAATGAGTTGAATGCGTGATTTTAAATAAATCACACTGCAATTGCGGTTCGATGCAATTGCAGAgacaattgtatcaacaatattaTGGCCGCGACTGCAATGGTGGTTGCGGACTGCAATTTCAAACCATGGTCCATAGTTATGATTTTAAATTGTGGTTATAATTGTTTGTGTTGTGATTGCGGTTATCGCAATCCTTGTAATGCGAATTGCGGCTATCGCAATGTGAACTAGATGTGTTTGAAATAAAAAGTTGGAAAACTTTAAAATTTGTGATTTTACTTTACTTTTAAAGAAGATTGAGATTTATagctttaaaattttaattttggtaAGATGAACTAAATGAACATGGCCGAAATCATCTACGCGGTCGCGCACATGATTTTAATTTACACCGCAACTATGGCCGGATGTCGTTATGGAGACTACTGCACCACCAGCAATATTGTGACCACAATTGCAGTTGCTAACTGCAATCCAATACCATGGTCTATAGTTCAAATCAATAGTGCGACATTAAAATTTTCATGTGATCTTTTACTTGAGGAGTAAGTTACTACAAATCTTTTAGGATATCTCGAGTTTGAACACTAACTAAAACACTAAAGCCATTATTGATCGGGCATTACTTACCTCTCAACGAGACTGCAGATTATCCAAAGACTTCAACCGAGAATTGGAGGGTATATAGAcccaaaaaaaaattgtatatagaAGTAGTGATCAATTGAGCTATTGAATTAACTGTGATGAAATTTTGTGCAGGAATTTCAACTATGGACCAGCAGGGAAGGCATTGGGATTTGATGGGCTGAAAAATCCAGAAATTGTATCAAACAATTCAGTGATTGCTTTCAAAACTGCTCTATGGTTTTGGATGACAGAAAGAAAACCAACACCTTCATGCCACAATGTCATGGTTGGAAAATATGTAGCAACAGAAGCTGACATAGCTGCTAATAGAACAGCAGGTTATGGTTTGGTCACAAACATAATCAATGGTGGATTAGAATGTGGAATTCCTAATGATGCAAGAGTCAATGATCGAATCGGGTTTTTTCAAAGATATTCCAAGTTGTTCAATGTTGATACTGGACCTAACTTGGATTGTGCATATCAGAAATCGTTATAATCACTAGTTTTAACTTTAATTCCTGCATGTagttgtgtattttttttttcttctttctattgaCTATGGCAAAACTTTAATAATTGATGCAATTTATCATTAGAAATTAATAAATAGATGCTTTATATTGGTACTTGTATGAATTACGCATACATATaacaaatagaaaaattaatGTTGATGACAGACTTAAGTTTTTGAATGTTGTTACTGATCTAAATTGGATTGTGCATATCAGAAATCCTTATGATCATAAGTTCAAactttggaagaagaaaaataatttttttatttttaaggtcGATTTTGAGAAACCGTATGATTAAGTTAGTTAGAATAGAAGAGGAAAAGAAATTGTGGACTTAGAaggaaaaaaagaagcaaaataaGCATTTTGGTTAATGGAATTATCGTGGTCGCGATGAAAAACCATTGTGACACgctttttgttgtttaaaagGATAAAAGAAGTCACTTTTTGTTAGGGTTCCGAGTTTGAGATACAAAAGTGACAACAAGACAATATTGGAGTTCAAGAATTGGAGTTTTTCATCATTGAAGATCTCTTTCGTCCTTGATTTTCATGTATTGTTCATCTAAACTCATGGTAATTATCTTTATAACCATGGGTAGCTAATTTATTTTTGATTAGGTTTTGTTAGCCGAAACTGATTAGAGTTGTTGAACCATGTAGctgattttgtactattttattgatTTGATTTTAGTTTTATTCAATTATCTTTTATCGTAATACATTTTATGTGTTGATGAGCATATAAAGTGAACTTAGGATCATAGCAATTATTGACCGTAACGTTGTGAGCCGAATCTAAGATGATTGTTCAAACTTAGTAATTAAATGGGAATAGGTAATTATATGTTTGTGATAAAGGAATTAATGAGCATTCCTGTTTGTTTTTACTTCGAAATCGCTTTAAAAAGTAAGGAGTTATCATTAAGAAGAGTGAGTTATACACTAAAGAATTGGGTATAAAGGTAGTGTTAATTTATCGTAATTATAGAAACTCACTTCGAGAAATTAGACGCAGTTACCAACAGGGATAATCACGGGACTCGAAACAAAACCTGTCGCTTTCTCATTATcgtatttttttaaaagtttattcGGACAATTTACCTTTGCAAAACCATCTGAAAACCCcttaatatttacttttaaaaGCACAATCATAACTTTGTTAAAGTACGTAATCCTCGTGGAGAcgatcttttattttattacatCAACTCGATTAGTTCACTTGCTAAAAAATGTATCAAGTTTTTGCCGTTGTTGGGAATTATTGATGATATCAACAAGGTAACTATTATGCGgcattttagttaattttaatttcgtagttattattatttttattatctacTCTTATCcaattttatttgatatattgcTACTGAggtattgtttgtttgtttatgcgAGGTTCGAGTTTGAAACTGATATCATTAGATTCAGAAATCGAGAGAACAACACAAGCAACTCAGAAAGCAAAGAGAGAAGCACAATAAGCTAAAGAAAAACAGGAAGAAGAACGTGAAGACATGATTATTCCACCAAGACAAACAATGAGAGATTATTGCATGATGACTGATATTGGACAGATATTCTTAGGTTTCAACCGGCTAACCCTGCtatatttgatataaaaatatatgCTTTTAGGTTTAAGAGACAACCCATTCAATGGGAAAGCTATCAAAGATCCTTAA
The Vicia villosa cultivar HV-30 ecotype Madison, WI linkage group LG6, Vvil1.0, whole genome shotgun sequence genome window above contains:
- the LOC131612743 gene encoding chitinase 10-like produces the protein MSLSFLSLLFFCSTLFLRVESRYSPITPITSLITKNLYDSIFLHKDDTACPAKNFYPYQSFIEASKSFPQFGTTGCLATRKREIAAFLAQISHETTGGWSTAPDGPFSWGLCFKEEISPQSIYCDSTDKDWPCFEGKSYKGRGPIQLSWNFNYGPAGKALGFDGLKNPEIVSNNSVIAFKTALWFWMTERKPTPSCHNVMVGKYVATEADIAANRTAGYGLVTNIINGGLECGIPNDARVNDRIGFFQRYSKLFNVDTGPNLDCAYQKSL